Genomic window (Danio rerio strain Tuebingen ecotype United States chromosome 24, GRCz12tu, whole genome shotgun sequence):
AGGAAGCATAGTGTGTTGAAGTTGGTAAAGGTCTGTTCCAGAGTAAGTAAACATGTTAAAATCTAAGCAACCACTGTAGGCGTTGTCCAATGCTTCATTAAAAACCAGAATGAGGAAAATCAGATGAGTTGGTCGCATGCTAGCACCATGGACTTAGAGAATCAAGCCGAGCGGGCACAAACTCAGCTCCGGTTCAATGTTCTGTTCGAAAATACGGAGGagtataaaagtataaaatgacATATATAAAAGACTGAAATTGAAAAAGCATagataaaaagatatatataatataaatataaatatttatcacaaaataaagaaaattgtaTTGAATATAGCTTTTCAAGGTATTGTATTGAAGTTGGAAATTCCAGTATGGTGACAACacaatttacaattattttagcGTTAAAAGCAATATGGGTGGTTCTATTGCAGGTATTTTTGGCATTTCGAGAAGTCTAGAAATAAAGGCCTGTATAAACAGCAATTGTTTCCAGCGTCATATtgaaaaaatgctattttaatgactcttgtaaaataaaatatacaaaaaaataaataaatatttttagagaatacaaaaattatttatattgtaagtCATCTCTGTTATGGACAAATAAGGTAATGtgtaaaattaacaataaatcatAGCaagaaaaatatactttttattttaattatattattttaattatataaacagTCCTTATATTTCAACACTTGCAACCAAGATGACATTTCACATGTGGATACACAGGTACAAAAGAGTGTTACAGTGACATGACTGTAACAGTAACAGAATCGGTAATCAGTAACGGAAATGAAAATTGTACAACTTTTTTTCTTCATAAGagtatgttaaagtatttttaaattgtCCAATGTGTGATCAATGAAATGTAAACAGGCCATAGTCtatgattattatatatatatatatatatatatatatatatatatatatatatatatatatatatatatatatatatatatatataaaatggttgcggctggaagggcatccgctgcgtaaaaacttgctgtataagttggcggttcattccactgtggcgaccccggattaataaagggactaagccgacaagaaaatgaatgaataaaggaatgaatttatgcatatatatataaatatatatatatatataaaacattttttggcCCACCTGGAATGTCACTTGGCCCACCCTAAAATTCAAAGCTGGAGCCGGGCCTGCATACTACccaaatattgaatattttggCCTTCAAAATTCGCATACAGAAAACAAATTATGATGCACTGCTGATTTATTACAACATATGCGACTGTACAATATGGTCGTATGACTTATACATAGTGGCAATTTCATAGCCTGTGAGGCATTAATtttttcatgaatgaatgaatgaatgaattaattaattaattattaattaattaattaaagttttGACTTTTGAACTTTAGCAACGTGACGTCCAAAACTGCAAAGTCTTATTACATTTGATACAACAACCGTTAAATTAATCCACGGTTCATTTAAATTAGCCGATTCATTGGTTAGATTAAGCGTTTGATTCGCGCGCAATCTCAAACAGGCGGGAGCAGCTCCGGTGAAGGAGAGACTGGATCTAAACCGTACGACACAAGGTGCATCTCTATTACACAACGAAGAGGAACTTTCTGCGGTTCTGTTAACAAGGTGGTGCCAAATACACGCTTGTAAGTCATGAAATGTATTTATGAGTAAAATCTTTACATTTTGTCTTAGATCAAAGCAACTCGACATTTTGTACAGCATGAATGTGTCCTAAAGAGCATTTTGTGAAACGGAGAAGCCAATAAGAAAGTTCGAGACAAATGTTTAACATCAAGCCCTGTCGAAAAACAGCAGACTTTGAACAACACTGATCTCATGCTCAGAAAATTCAAGTGGCCATTGAAGTGATAAATGAGTTGGCTATGTAGCATTAATATTTAACAGAACAACACTTTAGGATTTCAGAACAAGCTTTTAGGAGCTTAAGTAAACATTAAGATAAACTCCAAAAATTCACGTAGAACTATTATAAGCATTAATAAACTACATGTGTTTAAGGGCTCTCACTATGTGAATCATGCAGAAACATGTTTTTAAATACGAAATACAGAATGCATTCATTGGCACTAAATATGTTTACAATagtttttagcccctttaagatatatatttttcaatagtctacagaacaaaccatcgttatacaataactttcctaattaccctaacctgcctagttaacctaattaacctagttaagcctttaaatgttactttaagctgtatagtcttgaaaaatatatagtcaaatattgtttactggcatcatgacaaagataaaataacaaatataaaataaatcagttattagaaattagttattaaaactaatgtttagaaatgtgtttaaaaaaaatctgctctccaaaaaaacagaaattggggaaaaaaaataaacaggagggctaataatttaggggggctaataattctgacaggtgacgtagtggtgcagtaggtagtcctgtcgcctcacagcaagaaggttgctagtttaagccttggctgggttagttggcgtttctgtgtggagtttgcatgttctctctgcattcgcatgggattcctccgggtgctccggtttcccccacagttcaaagacatgtggtacaggtgatttggataggctaaattgtctgtagtgcatgagagtaaatgagtgtgtatggatgttttccagagatgggttgcagctgaaagggctttcgctgcataaaacatatgctggataagttggcggttcattctgctgtggcgactctggattaataaaaggactaagctgaaaagaaaatgaatgcataaataataattctgactgcaactgtatataATTGTAGCCTAAATGAaagcaatattattaaatatggaaaaataaacaaaataacttacttCACAAATAACTTTCATTTAAGAGAAATAAacacctaatttatttatttaggttctAATGAATCATATTAACAAATGCACACAGGTATTCATGCATTTTGTTAAATAACTTTTCCACATTATGTTCAGAAAgtaatttttcacattttttagtCTGACTATCTAAGCTGTTTAACATTCCTTCCTCATTTGCAGTATTTTACACTTGAACCTCACAGGAGTTGACGCATGTCACTGTTATAGTACGTAACGTCATTCTGTGCTATTTATAGCCTTGAAGGTCATCATAGCTTTCTATATTTAGACTACACTGTATGTAAATAGTAAACATCAAAACCAGGACAAATTTGAATTCACGTTCACACATTATTGTTGTGCTAATTTtcataagttaaaaaaataaaggtcaCATCCAAATTAGccagtgctattttacattttcctatataaatttataatttctCTCTGCACATTTTATCCAATTTTAGGGGAtggaatttaataaaataaaatttattcatAACAGAAAGCTTCTGTTTGATGTGTGTCATTTGCACCATCTCCCTTCTGTTTTTTCCTATTTCTTCTGCAGAGTTATTTATTCAACCattgcatttgtatttaattttcttcATTCACTTTTATAGAATTAATTTAACTTTAACAGAGTAATTTGTTTTCTATTTCAGTAATATTTGCAAGACAATTGATCTGTtgcacaaaaacagcaaaaactgcAGTGAAGAAAACCAAAAGATTTTATTTCAAATGAAATCTCTCAATGTAATCTAGAACTACTTTGAAGCAGGACAAACATTTTGTAAGGACAAAAAGGAACAAAAGCACAAGTGAAATCGTAGCCAGAAGCTCTTCATGAACTATTGTGAAGTTTTAATCCAGATtcacatttcaaataaacaataacacgACTATAATCAAACTGAACCAAACCTGCCATGTGCAAACACATGCTAAAAAAGACTTTTAatcaaataatgaaattatacTCTCATTATACTGTTATTTTCCTAGGGGTTAAATTACCaagacaaaatatttatttacatttattttatcgtAAGTGATCATAATACTTTCATAAGAAGGTTCAAATCGAAAAATTTTAATTTCGACTAAAGTATAAATGGTGTAAAatactgtaaagtgtgaccagctgtaaatgctaaatgctaaaaagataaattgtttacaaaaatgtctgaaaaaaacaaatttcttagtatgataaaaaaataattgaacaaataaatggataactcttttatttaaaaatcttaatttcaGAAAGCCAGAATATGAGTAGGAAACATTTGTCTTCACGCaaaatatattacttaaaaaataaaaataatttcataacaaaatataataaattgagttaaattaataaattaactataGTGACAGCATTTGAAATTTAAATCGTACTAACTTTACAGATTTCGAAtccttattcatttaattttatagcTAAAATTACAGGTTTGTATCATATTGCAGTTTTTGCAAAATTGTGGttgtactttattttacagtgcatttacAATGCAGACGCAATATACTTCTCTGAGAAAGTACAATTATAAGCTAAAGGTAATAAAAAAGgtcaaataagttttaaaatgtgGGTTTGAGGTAGGTTCAGGTATTACCCAGTAAGtgtaattgtaaaaatgtaaaagcaattagttactttacttaaaaaggtgagtaaaccCATAGCCGAAAAGAGaaaagttgactttaaaaaggtGAGTTAACCCATCACagaactgttaagttgatttaacctaattttaaaaagttatgcaCATAGtttattcactgtaaaaacaatgctggattccacacaatcccttTGTCTCATctcaatacaaataaattaacttaatagtttttacaattttaagtcgatttaacaacaaaaaaattaatttgttgcTAAAAAACACGAGAACTGTTGTTTCAGcattattttaaagaagtagtttcAACAAGATGTCAATGCTGTGGCGCAgtggcacaattgcctcacagcaagaaagtcactagttcgagccttggctgggtcagttggcatttctgtgtgtggagtttgcaggttctccctgtgtttgtgtgggtttcctccgagtgctccggtttccttcacaagtccaaagacatgcggtacaggtgaattcggtaagctaaaattgtctgtagtgtatgtgtgtgaatgagagtgtatgggtgtttcccagtgatgagttgcagctggaattgcatccgctgcataaaacatatgctggataagttggcttgTGGCGATGGCAAAGTGAAGAGCCATTGAGCAAGTGACTGATGAGCTAGCCACCGGGCCACCCCCCTGTGCATGACCCTGCTGCgtccgaaattgcatacttccatactatatagtactctaatatcagtatgcgagaagtacccggatgacttactacttccggcgagaagTAAAGcggagcacagggagaacatgcaaactccacacagaaatgccaactgacccagccgaaacttaaaccagcgaccttcttgctgtgacgcgacaTCGCTACCCTCTGCATCACTGTGCCGCCCCACAAGcgaaatttgaaataaaaaagtaagaatttatgttgtattttttatAGTATAACATATTACAAAGTACTGTAACACTTGAAGATTTGAAATCAGGCCAGATCATGAATAGAAGGAATGTGGTTATGCAAGCAATAAGGAAGTAGATTCATGGtttcgcacacacatacacgcacacacgcacctGTACCTTCCACTCATTCCCTGCGCATCAGAAATCTGAGGGGAGTAGATGCAAAGTCAAGAGGTGGGGAAAATCCCAAATAAAGAGCATAAATCCAGTCTTCCATCGGTTCGATTGAATCACTTCACAACTCTCCCTCTGCAGATTACAGCTCTCTTAGCAACTCTTTTAGAAACACTCGAGCACTTTCAAGATGGGCAACATTAAAATCTGCACTTTGTACTTCATCGTACTTCTCAGCTTCCTTGTGGAGACCGAGTCCGGTGAGTTGTGAAATTTTGAATGTGTTTATGACTGATACATGCTGCTTTATAACACATTCATGCCATGGATCAGTTTCAGTTGTAAATATGCATTATAATATTTCATGCTCTTGGGGGAAAATGTTGAACAAAAAGATTACCGGTTTAGTTACGAGAAGCGTTCAGCTGAGTTTACACCATAACCCTTGTGTTTGAACATTAATCAACAGTCTTGCGATACAAATGGTGTCAAAGCAGATGTGATGAAGTTTGCTTTAGTTATTATTTTGACCAACTTTTGACAACTTTTTTttgttgatgtcaaaatgactttttcctcctttttttcaGCGATATGCTGTTTGAGATACGTTAAGAATCCCAGACGATGTGGATTTCTGAAAGGATATGATATTCAAATTATGACTGAAGGTTGTGATCTTCCTGCAATCATGTAAGTATATATTTACATACTTTGATAAACATTATATAGGAATTCATTATATGATTTACTTTTAATTAgctaaaaatatgttaaaatatatatttaaataatgttgtattataaaataagttttttatttaaatatgatatacatttaattcataattttattatatatatatgaaaagtttaaatgcaaaaaccaCTAAATGCCGGCTGAAATTTtcctttaaaatgagcatttttatcaggctcctgtgtgtaggttcagtaatatcacttagtcctttttcctggtctttaaagtgaaatatcttaaTATAAACAAAGAAGACTGagaaaaattatattttcaaaggaaatttcagatggcacttaaaggtttttgcatctgaactcttcatatatacggggcggcacggtggctcaatggttagcactgtcgcctgacagcaagaagatcactcgCTGGTTtgagttgctggtttgagtctgggccagttggcaattctgtgtggagttcacatGTTCTCCAAAGCCGTGCACTATCAGTgaactgggtaaacaaaattgggcgtaatgtatgtgaatgagtgtgtatgggtcccagtactaggttggggctggaagcgcatccgctgcataaaacataagccaGAATAGTCAGTGGTTCATTCccttgtggcgacctctgaaatagagactaagcctaaATCTCTTTAGTGTTATTTTTAGTTGACTGAAATACAGTGATACACAATGTTTTCACACTAATTTACTGTTCAAACATATgttaatgtgttaaaaatatatttaaaaaggatTGTATCATAAAGTaatgattcatatttttataaaaattatatacatttaattttattattatgacgACGCGGTactgcagtaggtagtgctgtcgcctcacagcaagaaggacgctggttcgagcctcggctgggtcagttggcgttttttgtgtggagtttgcatgttcctcctgCATTTgcattggtttcctctgggtgctccagtttcccccacagtccaaagacatgtggtacaggtgaattgggttggctaaattgtccgtagtgtatgagtgtgaatgaatgcgtatggatgtctcccagagatgggttgcagctgggagggcatgtgctgcgtaaaacgcatgctggattagttggcgattcattcccctgtgttgaccccggattaataaagggactaagctgaaaagaaaatcaatgaatgaataattatattatataattataaaatgtttatgtacagtgttatttttaattatattttacactattttacagtttaaatataAGACAAAATAAGAAAAACTGTCTTGTAATTAATACTAAAGTATGGTAATGcataaagcatttttatttctatcatttttaaaagttatgtCAGCAGTAAATAATTAGCTGACCTTGATTTTGTAGACAAATGTTCGATGATAATGTCTTGGAGTTCAAGGTATTTTGTGTCATTTCAGTTTCCACACCGTGACAGGAAGATCAATCTGCGCTAATCCATCACAAAACTGGACGCAAGAACGAGTCTTATGCCTAAAGTAAGAGAAGGATTATCAGCAATCATCATTAAGAAATGCCGTCTTACCACATGTTGtgctcttaaaaaaaattaattcatgtAAAAATGTTCTGTCCCCTTTAGGAAGAAGGCAGAAACAATGAAGACGAAGACGATGAGCATGTTCACCACTTTATCTTAAGGCTAAAACTCTATAATTACTTTATTAAGATAATATATTCTTTATATCGGCATTATGTAATTGCACTACTTTTACTCTGAAGtcaaagtttgttttgttttaagaagtgtttttattttgtcaacAAATATTACTAATTACTAATTCAGTTCACGTTTTTTTACTAATCCACATACTATATAAATGTTTCATATATATTCTTAAATGTTACACATATAAGACTTGTGTATTTACAGATTCTGTCATTTACaaatgttgttttgtattttggtCTTTATTGTTGGTAAATGTATGACCGCTTTTGGTTAATCAGTGCTGCCCTCTTCTGTTTAAAACATGGCAGTATATGACAGTAGGAATTTTTTTTCCACTTGAGtgacattaaataaacaattgtgcAGCTATATAAATACATTGGTTTTGTTTTCTGTTACATTCCACttgctttattgtatttttaaataaaagtcctTCATTTCAATGCATTTTTGGGTAGactctttataaataaacaaaaaatgtgtgtgtgtgtgtgtgtgtgtgtgtgtgtgtgtgtggtgtgtgtgtgtgtttgtgtgtgtttgtgtgtgtgtgtgtgagtgaatatgATGTTTGGACGGGTGTTCTGTATTGACCTCGTTTCATTATAAATACCTTGTTTGCAATTTCTTTCCAAAGGGTTGAAAAGTGGTTCGCCATGTTGTCAAGATTGGCAATTTGTGTACAGTTAAACATAAATAATGGCAGTTCAGACATTTGACATTTGGGGATAGGAGTTCCAAAAAAGAATAGATTCAGAGTTTCTCTACTTTATAAGAAATGGCACTGTATTTCTAACAAATATTTCACCTTGCACATGTGATTGACTGGTAAACTGCACACACATTGTATATTTTAGTCTTGTTTCAACACAGTTTCCTTTTGATGTGCATTTTACAAACTCTATTCTTgcttcattttaattgttttgtttttaattgttttagcaTATTATTGTTGGGCATTTATATATGTCACCCTGGATGACTAAAGCAGACTCACAGGTATATTTTAGCAATAGCCAAAAATCCATTGTATTGATCAAAATTATGCATCTTTAAgccaaaaatcatttgaatatcaTGAAGACATTTGTAAATTTTCTaccataaaaacattaaaacatagtttttaaataataataggcaTTACTATACTTCATTTAGACAGCTTTAATCTCACTATTTAGATTTGTAATACCTTGATTCTGGATTTTCAAATGATCTCAGCCAAATatgtctcatatatatatattttttgttgtttatttcatGTCTACCCAAATCAGAGCTACtagtatattttcatatttgtaaaaAGGCTCACTTTAGTGACATTTCATGCTGAGATAACTGTTTCTGcagtctttttaaataaaaaaatagagaaCTGATACAATAATAAGGAATTGACTTTCATTAGATTACAGACCCATCAGAATTGAAACCGATTCCAGAAATATCCATTCAGGGCAGATTGAGATCCAGCATGTGGCTTGTGAAACGTTTATGTATTTtgaaatattggtaacactttagtttaggtcataaCTCAtgttattaactactggcttattaaatacatattattaagatattaactgctCATTAGATTGTTTAAagaatgatcttattctgcatcattATCCTACTCAAAACctaacccaacttctaccttattactattaataaatgCTTCTGAGGCATGCTTctgaggttttcaccacagtgtcagcAGACATATTCCTGCCGATTATTAAAAATTGTCggcgaaatttggatgagaaacacaggagaaaccatttttgcagcataaaagtcatttttatcattgtcaatattttttttatttaaaaaaaaatatgtgaaagtatggacgtaaaatcttatattgttgtgattattgTTTTCTAGGCTACAAGATTTTAGCCCAAACcaattttaaaccattttaaaagatgtaagGAACACAGCAGGGTTAgttaacaattaaacaaacaaaatcattttttgacttttgagtgtaatgttaagaactttttaaatatttttttatagaaaaaaaattgttttaacagaaaataaatatttcatttctaataattcaaataaatgcattgtataataatggataaatggataataatgcaaatagattcaaaatgtgtttatccaataaacaaataaataaataaacatactgtgctatgtggaataataaagaaatgaaccaactactgaggaaatatagctactgtttaaagtaaactgaatttaaattgatGCTGCAAAATCTGCCTGTatatgtgttacaactaaccctttgtctgttacaacttgcccagCAGGTGGGGTAATTAGTAatatttttactcctggcacttttggcaatactgcacagtcCGACGACCATAATTCCAGTGCTCATTGGTAGAAGAGGCTTGTGTGTTATTGGTAAAAATTATGGTtggtctaaccccattactttgttcattatttgaccaaaaccaaaaagtgttactttgtgccccattCTCCTGTAATGGTTTGTTaaaactgtgaattgtgacctaaagtgttaccaaaaattctAAGAATTTTCTGTATCTAAATGGCATCTATAACATAGACTTTACTAATGTGTGGTTTGGTAACAGCATTATATTTGACATGAGTGTACAACTTCTTCATTACAAATCACTTCATTACTTTACCATTTTGCTAGAGTTGGCAGAAGTGCAGAAATGCAGTAATTTGTCAGATATTCCCATCTCTGGCTTCTCAAACACATCAGAATACATATAATGATACAGTATTAACAGTCTGGCCTCACTAGTTCTGTATGACAGTGATCATATACTGTGATGAGGAATCTGATTTAACAGTCTACATTTATTCAAGTATGAATATTCAAACTGAATCAGAACTGAGGGCCAGAGCTTAATTGTGATTGTATAAGTTCTGTATACAATACCAAAGCAgacaatacagtatatcatttcaaatgactaaaaacGTCAGCTAAAGTCACTTTTTGTCATCAAATGTGGCCACAGCAAACGTCATAATTTCATATTTGAAAGCAAATGCTGGAAAACACCTGTGAGCTCCTGAGAACTGTGCATTgacaaatatttttgtatttttatcatcatgcagtcagtgcatgtgtgtgaaaagAATACATGGAATTTTTCAACTTACTGATTCCCCAACaacatttctgtgttttttataaaatgaaaacttCACTGACCTgcagtttttattcaaatatttata
Coding sequences:
- the ccl20b gene encoding C-C motif chemokine 20b precursor translates to MGNIKICTLYFIVLLSFLVETESAICCLRYVKNPRRCGFLKGYDIQIMTEGCDLPAIIFHTVTGRSICANPSQNWTQERVLCLKKKAETMKTKTMSMFTTLS